One part of the Algibacter sp. L1A34 genome encodes these proteins:
- a CDS encoding zinc metallopeptidase: MIGYYILLGAIALVSWIASSTLKKKFAKYSKIQLRNGMSGAEIATKMLADNGITDVEVISTPGQLTDHYNPTNKTVNLSESVYNQRNAAAAAVAAHECGHAVQHAQAYQWLGIRSKLVPIVSVTSNMSQWVVIGGLMLGAAAGLGFGYWVAIAGLVMMGFATLFSFVTLPVEYDASNRALAWLKNKNMLSQEEYAGSEDALKWAARTYLVAAIGSLASLVYWAFQVFGGSRN; encoded by the coding sequence ATGATTGGATATTATATATTACTAGGCGCTATAGCTCTTGTAAGCTGGATAGCGAGCAGTACCTTAAAAAAGAAATTTGCCAAATACTCGAAAATACAACTGAGAAATGGCATGAGTGGAGCAGAAATTGCTACAAAAATGTTAGCTGATAATGGTATTACCGATGTTGAGGTTATTTCTACACCTGGGCAATTAACCGACCACTATAACCCAACAAATAAAACAGTAAACTTAAGTGAGTCTGTTTATAATCAACGAAATGCAGCAGCTGCGGCTGTGGCAGCACACGAGTGTGGGCATGCCGTGCAACATGCGCAAGCATATCAATGGTTAGGAATAAGATCTAAATTAGTGCCTATTGTTAGTGTAACTTCAAATATGTCGCAATGGGTTGTTATTGGTGGATTAATGTTAGGTGCAGCAGCAGGTTTAGGTTTTGGCTACTGGGTAGCTATTGCTGGATTAGTGATGATGGGGTTTGCAACTTTATTTAGTTTTGTAACTTTACCGGTAGAATACGATGCTAGTAACCGTGCTTTGGCTTGGTTAAAAAATAAAAACATGTTATCTCAAGAAGAATACGCAGGATCGGAAGATGCTTTAAAATGGGCTGCTAGAACATATTTAGTTGCAGCAATTGGTTCTTTAGCATCTTTAGTATATTGGGCTTTTCAAGTATTTGGTGGCTCTAGAAATTAA
- a CDS encoding SDR family oxidoreductase translates to MKILLTGSTGYIGKRLIPVLVEAGHEVICCVRDPKRFNPPESLSKSITVLQLDLLDQASLEHIPKDIDGAYYLVHSMSSDGDYKSLEEISAQNFRSALKNTNVNHVVYLSGIVNETELSKHLSSRKNVEIELAKGDYNFTALRAGIIIGSGSASFEIIRDLVEKLPIMITPKWLNTKCQPIGISDVLAFLSRSMFNPETFNQNFDIGGPDVLTYKEMLLNFGKARNLKRKIITVPVMTPKLSSYWLYFVTSTSYKLAASLVNSMKIEVVCRDNRINNILGITPLSYNESLKRAFTKIENNEILSSWKDAYSSSGLNFNISEFIQVPSFGCFKDSRTKPIKNREETIDKIWAIGGTTGWYYGTWLWKIRGYMDKLFGGVGLRRGRTNPSTINVGDSIDFWRVLYADKTEGRLLLFAEMKLPGEAWLEFKVVNDKLTQTATFRPLGLAGRLYWYAVLPFHGFIFKGMLKALTA, encoded by the coding sequence ATGAAAATACTACTAACAGGCTCAACAGGATATATTGGTAAACGACTCATTCCCGTTCTTGTTGAAGCTGGACATGAAGTTATTTGCTGTGTTAGAGATCCCAAAAGATTCAATCCGCCAGAATCCTTATCAAAAAGTATAACTGTACTTCAATTGGATCTTTTAGATCAAGCGTCTTTAGAACATATTCCAAAAGATATCGATGGTGCTTATTATTTGGTACACTCTATGTCTTCCGACGGAGATTATAAATCTTTAGAAGAAATCTCGGCCCAAAACTTTAGGAGCGCCCTAAAAAACACCAATGTAAATCATGTAGTTTATTTAAGCGGTATTGTTAATGAAACCGAACTTTCTAAACATTTATCCTCTAGAAAAAATGTAGAAATAGAACTTGCTAAAGGCGATTACAATTTTACAGCATTGCGAGCAGGAATTATTATTGGCTCCGGAAGTGCTTCTTTTGAAATTATTAGAGATTTAGTTGAAAAACTCCCTATTATGATTACTCCAAAGTGGTTAAACACCAAATGCCAACCTATTGGTATTTCCGATGTTTTGGCTTTTCTTTCTAGGTCTATGTTTAACCCAGAAACCTTTAATCAGAATTTTGATATTGGCGGCCCCGATGTATTAACATATAAGGAGATGCTTTTAAACTTTGGCAAAGCACGGAATTTAAAACGTAAAATTATTACCGTTCCTGTGATGACGCCTAAATTGTCTTCGTACTGGCTTTATTTTGTAACCTCAACCTCATACAAACTTGCTGCGTCTCTTGTAAACAGTATGAAAATAGAGGTGGTTTGTCGTGATAACCGTATAAATAATATTTTAGGCATAACACCTTTAAGTTATAACGAATCTCTAAAACGCGCTTTCACTAAAATTGAAAATAACGAAATCCTTTCGAGTTGGAAAGATGCTTATTCAAGTAGCGGACTAAACTTTAATATATCCGAATTTATACAAGTCCCGTCTTTTGGTTGTTTTAAAGATAGTAGAACGAAACCTATTAAAAATCGTGAAGAGACCATAGATAAAATATGGGCTATTGGCGGAACTACCGGATGGTATTACGGCACTTGGCTTTGGAAAATTAGAGGCTATATGGATAAGTTATTTGGTGGTGTTGGATTAAGACGTGGACGAACAAATCCATCTACTATAAACGTGGGAGATTCCATCGATTTTTGGCGTGTATTGTATGCGGATAAAACAGAAGGTCGTTTACTTTTATTTGCTGAAATGAAACTACCTGGCGAAGCTTGGTTAGAATTTAAAGTTGTAAATGATAAACTAACACAAACCGCAACATTTAGGCCTCTTGGTTTAGCGGGCAGATTATATTGGTATGCTGTATTACCTTTTCATGGGTTTATTTTTAAAGGTATGCTTAAAGCTTTGACAGCTTAA
- a CDS encoding outer membrane beta-barrel protein: MKQIIVLTFFITLFIKSYSQEKKVNFQLLAGTTLSVPKTSDLTNSNITGAPKIRSYINIGAFILPNLNYALNEKTSLDFGLGFYLDRFSIEDEIGYVISKGNRNISQIQTPINFNFHFGNSNSYQFGIGAFTAFLISAKEKGETRIESSAFYYNDENPALDPLVDRNAAVNYDKDLKSKYNSVGIGAFIQLKKNISFSENTKGFLLLKINQYFNSIKNADSNSNLNEYVDSNNEKEPTTVNFGVGINL; the protein is encoded by the coding sequence ATGAAACAAATAATTGTACTTACATTCTTTATTACCTTATTTATTAAATCTTACTCACAAGAAAAAAAAGTCAATTTTCAATTACTTGCAGGAACAACATTATCCGTTCCCAAAACAAGTGATTTAACAAATTCGAATATTACTGGAGCACCCAAAATAAGATCTTATATAAACATTGGAGCCTTTATTTTACCAAATCTAAATTATGCTTTGAATGAAAAAACTTCTCTAGATTTCGGCCTAGGCTTTTACCTTGACAGATTCTCTATTGAAGATGAAATTGGCTATGTAATAAGCAAAGGCAATAGAAACATAAGTCAAATTCAAACTCCAATTAATTTCAACTTTCATTTTGGAAATAGTAATTCCTATCAATTTGGAATTGGTGCTTTTACAGCATTTTTAATATCAGCCAAAGAAAAAGGTGAAACAAGAATTGAATCTTCAGCTTTTTATTACAACGATGAAAACCCTGCTCTAGATCCTTTAGTTGACCGCAACGCTGCTGTAAATTACGATAAAGATCTAAAGAGTAAATATAATTCGGTTGGAATAGGAGCCTTTATCCAATTAAAAAAGAACATCTCATTTTCCGAAAACACAAAAGGTTTTTTATTATTAAAAATAAATCAATATTTCAATTCTATAAAGAATGCTGACTCTAACTCAAACTTAAATGAATATGTGGATTCTAATAATGAAAAAGAACCAACAACTGTTAATTTTGGAGTTGGAATTAATTTATAA